tcactaacagacacacacacatacttgctgacagacacacacatacttgctgacagacacacacacacagacacacacacacacacactcactgacagacagacacatacagacagacacacacacacactcactgacagacacatacatacagacacactgacagacacacacacactcactaacagacacacacacatactcactgacagacacacacatacttgctgacagacacacacacacacatactcacagaaagacagacacacacactcactgacagacacatacatacagacacactgacagacacacacacatactcactgacagacacacacacatacttgctgacagacacacacacacacatactcacagacagacacacacacacagacacacagacagacacacacacacactcactgacagacagacacacacacacacattattttctttattgctccttaccttatggagctggtgtggggcatCTCtctggggtccttcctgctcctcactgctcccttgcgcgggttagtgatgccgggtgccggaatatgacttcatattatggcgcccggcttcacttcagACGGCGCCTGCGAGGGAGcaccagcatgtactcgcggctcggcAGGCCTCAAAGACGGTCCGCcaatttgacatgcttggtgtaaagGAATTCCAAAGCTGAGAgatatctgtattacacattgCTAAAATTGCATCTATGTGGATATAACTGTTGATTAAATTCTAGAGGAATTATTTGTCATCTTGCATGTAACTTCTTTAGAAGTTAAATTAGCATAAGTTGTGCCAGAACTGTTGCCAACtggtatacttatgttatacctaaatattaatTGATTATTGCCACGCATgtaacatattatttttattaataattatttgtcacaataaattatacttttataatgtgtgaaatacaaaccCTCTAATAAACGTACTCCAGggtctataagagttaaaatagtgggtaactctTCCCTTTAAATCAATTAAGgggaaacagtgccaagatataaatttttatataataaaaatgattaaatacatttttgataatttttataaaatattatttttaatatttatcaccctatAAATATCCTCCCAAAACAACATATCAAGAAGCCGAAAGATTGCACAACAAAAAGGTATTTATACAAAAAGTAAGACTCATATTACACAAATACCAATCCCGAGTAAACCATCTAGATCAGAGTCCCGGGTCAAGGGGCTTGAAATAGCCTCTAGTTCCAGTAGATCCAAGAATTGCCAATTTGGAGCCTTATGTACTTCAGAAAGGGAAGAAACAGAAAAACTTGGTTTAGTGCAGGAGTAAGAATTATAGAGACAATGTCTGGCAGTCATCCTTCAGCCAGAAGATCGTCAGTAAAGGAGATAATGTCATGTCCATTGGTAGACTGGACCTCGAAGATCGGAAAACTGAAATCTGTGAGTGAGAAGTGACTAAAGTACTGAGGGAAGTGGTGCTTCAAGGTCAATTTGTTTTGCCCATTTGGGATTACATCTGAATAGTGGTTCACATTTCTTTAAAATGCTATAAACAGCGATGTATCAATCAGTCTAGATTTAGTATATTACAGCGTAACTAAATTGCTGACATTCGTACAGAGTTTAATAGTTCTATAAATTAAAACTGTCTCCTTACCCTTTTTATGGTCTACAATTGCATGAAGATATTTATCTTTTTTCATTAATCATGTTCTTCAAGGATTAAAAGGTAATTTTCCCCgcaaggacagagcttcggaagcttgtctttcactttatgacaacggcattttttgcattttttgctgtttgcgttcaactgcaatttgcatttgactaatttattgcaccgacgcatattatataccgttttttaaaggacagaaagggctttaattcgatgtaacatatatatatataaattcttatttattataaaaaaaaaacagaaatatgcaaaaaaatgaatttttgtgtgttttcttttacagtttttgcaataataatgtgtgcacaattagtgcaggttaaggaaagtaattaaaaataaattcatttagttgttctgatttacagaatatataatgtgtctgggattttaagttttctttggtagttacaggtcacaaagcacaaggagtaaaataaacttttaatgtggagcgattttagaatttggtatgtttgtcttgtaagcttaatagccataaaagaaaacaaaattgccacacaaaagtatatatttatatacagtagacaccacaggctatttacctaaggttgttttgacactttctacgtagccattttaccgccaacctctgataaatattggagtaaaattgtgtttatttggggatttcgcacacaaacttataacaaagaacttctcatgtgtattttgtaaagttggtgtgtgctattcctgtacaaagttgtattatgtgttcagttacttctgctgagtacaacggtacccccattgtatttcgtgaagctacagtggcatataggagacctgtccttttcagtattcacagtagaattttgagagacggatttacatacggattgcatttttgctgggcattttgtatatttcatatgtgccactaagttcaaaccccccaaattatgctcagctaagtcttctgagtaaaaggacacccccattgtatgtctatggcactatttcgtgaagctacagtgacatacaggagacctgtccttttcagtattcacagtagaattttgtgagacggatttaatgagcctatgcttccatttggggtattataacagtttgactgttcaaaaaaaacccacaaaggcctaccatttgtaaaagtagacactccagggtatatcataaggtgcatattgtgccttagcatgcccccattttttccccaatatatgccaaagtatgtggtaaaaaataatttggggcatttttttcatacggattgcatttttgctgggcattttgtatatttcatatgtgccactaagttcaaaacccccaaattatgctcagctaagtcttctgagtaaaaagacacccccaatgaatgtctttggcactatttcgtgaagctaaggtgccatataggagaccaagccatatcagtttttaccgaactttgaattttgacgctgggcctatgtgcaatttccaagccacttcgcaggttttaaattcaaacgaccccacaaaggcctaccatttcttaaagtagataccccagggtatttcaaaaggcatattttgaaccttggcctagcgtgtaccaagtgtagtggtaataagcgtttttttttctgcctttttgacacacaaagtgagtttgcacagtattttttgcaaaccatatgtgtactaccactgtataatacttcatatgttgctcagctatgcctgctgagtacaaaaataccccagtatgtacctttgccatgtatatgtggacatcggaggggcacatttgggacacagccattccatttttttcaaactttaaatttttacgctgtgcccatgtcccattttagagtattttaccaggctatataatccaaataccccataaagccataccatttcttaaagaagacatcccagggtatttcaaaaggcatattttgaaccttagcgtgggatcatttttccgctagcttgtaccaggtgtagtggtaataagcgttttttctgcctttttgacacacaaagtgagtttgcacagtatattttgcaaaccttatgtgtactaccactgtataatacttcatatgttgctcagctatgtctgctgagtacaaaaatacccccctatgtacctttgccaggtatatgtggacatcggaggggcacatttgggacacagccattccatttttttttcaaactttaaatttttttttattattattttttttatctttacatCAGGTTTACTGCCCTGTCATCTGAAATTTACAGATATATAAGCAAATTAGTCAAATGTTTCtttcacaaacttttttttttttaaacaatgtagaaatattaatgaaaaaaaatttaaatcttcaTATCAGTTTCATTTCATATTAAGAGTTCTCTACGACCAATAGTCACACACTGCAGACATTAGGGGCTGAACGACAGACATCAAGAACAATGTGCAAATATAGAAAATAACTGAAATGATGGATTTACCAGCTCAAACAGCTTCACTGGAAATTTTATATTAAAGGTTAATCCTGCGACCTGGTTAGAAAACCTCTACAAAAGAATAGTATGAATCTTCAGGTGTACGTCCCACCGGATCAATAGCCAGAGTACTAATAAATGAACATGGAAATGGCTTAAACAAATTGTTCCACCGATATAAAGGTCAACCTCAAGGACTGTTTTCACAAAGTCTTTGTAAGCATACAAAAGGATTTTCTGTTTGTCTGTTGCCAAATGCATTTTGTCATAGTCCTAAAGTAATTCCATCGTCTGCTCATTTCTTCTGTTTAGGCGGTGGTCTGTAAATACCAACCACCACTGCGTGGTCTCTCTCAAATGGCTCCAAGGTCAGTTGTTCTTGTGGTTTCATATTTTCTTGTTGCATTTTCTTTACTTCAGAAGCAAAAACAGCCTCTGGAGCCGCGGTGGAGTCAATACAATTTGCCTTAATAGATATGACAAAATGGCCACAATTCTTCAGGAAATTGTGAGCATTGAGCGCCACTATCCGAGTATGATCCGGCTGAGCTACGTCTGCAAAAACGACATCTATCATACCTATTAACATGCGGTATTTGTGAGGATGCCTGGCGTCTTCAATGACAGGACTGATGTTTGTACGTCTCTTTGCCACGTTAATGAGATCACGGCCGGATCTGTGAGAGAACTCTACGGCATAAACCAATCCTTCTGGACCAACCAAGTCAGAAACATGAGACACTGTGGTGCCGGAAGCAGCTCCAAGATACAAGACTTTAGAGCCAGGTTTTATGTGGATTTGATCAATTCCGCCCAAAATGGCAGCAGCAAGCTTCGATCGGAAAGGGTTCCATGCTCTGTACTCTATTTTAGTTTCTCCTTCCTCAACAGATAATCGCTTCTCTCCATATACAGACTCACCGGGAACTAGGTTTCTAGTCACCAGAGCATCTTCCTTCCCTCGGGAGATAAAGACACCTTCATGTCGGTAAGGCTCAACAATGACTTTCTTTCCTCCGCCAAAGCCTCCTCTTCCTCCGCCACGGGGACCCCCTCTTCCTCTGAACCCTCCCCTGCCACCTCGACCGCCACGATCACTAGGGCCGCCAAATCCCCCTCTTCCACCACGAAATCCAAATCCACCTCTTCCACCACGATCGCCAAATTCCCCCTCTTCCACCACGATCGCCAAATCCCCCTCTTCCACCAAAACCTCCGCGGCCACCTCTAGGGCTGAAACCTGGCCTCATGGCGATGTCTGTGCGGACtggcaaactttaaatttttacgctgtgcccatgtcccattttagagtattttaccaggctatataatccaaataccccataaagccataccatttcttaaagaagacatcccagggtatttcaaaaggcatattttgaaccttagcgtgggatcatttttccgctagcttgtaccaggtgtagtggtaatgagcgttattaaatgtatttttttactttttaaaactttttttactttttaaaactatttttttaaacttttgttttgcttattcatttttttaaagtttcctaaactttcgtaaaacttttttttacagatttaacatttttctaagctttctttttaccgttaacccctaactagcagtaagcagcactaacagtaaattccctattttcccataactcccatccaccccagctagcaaaatatttaattatacaatatttaaattagttaattaaataaatttaacccctgagggttaaaaaataaatacaagttaatcgtcagaggttaaaaaaaattagatcacagtataatactgtgatctgtgttttgatcactgtaggcagtgatcgactggcagggaaggggttaattttgatttggactgggtaaagggtttatttttttaatttttttacttgaatgttattaaaactttttttaacttaattttttaactttttaaagcttattttaaaactttttttaacgttaacccctagttagcctaacactaaatcccccaattccccactaacttccaccctccccagctagctaaatttatcattttaaaatatttaaattaattaataaaataaatttaacccctgagggttaaaaaaaaaaaaaagaattgaccctcaggggttaaaaaaaaaatcagatcatagtaaaatgtaatccctgccaattgatcactgtagtcagtgatcaattggcaggaaaggggttaattttttttattaaaatgggtgtaaaggggggtgggattttaattaaactttattttttttccaccagggggcaggatcagcactgatccgtctccctgcacttcacacagaacccggaagtgcagggaggcggaggtgagtatacagagcacatgtgcccgctctgacatgctgtcagagtgggcacatgtgctgggacagcccgatccagtgctcccggtctgcctctaatacagaggcagaccggagcaccattaaccccgcgaccgccacgattgcggcgatctggggttaattttaccgcgtgacggacgaggtccgtcactcgtcattaacgcattcccctgagtgacggacctcgtccgtcattcgtcgttaaggggttatgtGTCTTCCATTGATATTTGTTTTAGGGTTGCACCCAATTATTGGGATTATCTCGGTTTACGTGAATAAATTCTGTTACGATATCACTTGCTTTTTATTTAATACACATTATAACAGTTTCAGATTGTCTCTTTTGTCATGAAATTTGGTATTCAGTTTTAATATAAtttggggtgcagtgggagcactgtgtgtatgttagatagtgtgtgtttgtgtgaggggtgtagtgtgtgtataggagtgcagtgtatatatgggggtgcagtgggggaagtgtgtgtatgggaatgcagtgggagcatggtgtgtatgggtcagtgtgtgtatgggggtgcagtgtgtgtatggggaagcactgtgtgtatgggggtccagtggaagcactgtgtgtatgggggtgcagtgggggcagtgtgagtatggGGGTGTAGTGGGAGCACTGTGAGTATGGGGGTGAAGTggaagcactgtgtgtatgggggtgcagtgggggcagtgtgagtatgggggtgcagtgggagcactgtgtgtatgaagtGAATTTAGAGCTCTGTTTGTatgggggtgcagagtgtgtatggtgtgaagtgggagcactgtgtgtatggggtgcagtgtgtgtgtatgggggtgcattgGGAGCACTGTGAATATGGGGCTGAAGTGGAAtcactgtgtgtatgagggagcagtgggagcactgtgtaTGGGGGCACAGTATATGTATGGGGTGAAGTGGgagcattgtgtgtatggggtgcagtgtgtgtatgggggtgcagtgggagcactgtgtgtatgcggGGGCACTGTGTGCATGGGAGGCTGTGAGAGAGTGTATTTGGGATTTTGATTAAAACAAAcaagtgttttttatatttaaaaaagtatgctttatatcctccctcccttcttacctttgtccagggaggagGGATATCAAttgtgaatccctggtggtccagtggagaagccctggtggtcctagtggtgagagtgaactctagcctgcagctcctgagCTTAAGAGAGGAGAGAGAGCTGCAAGCAAGAGCTCATaaggtctctccctcccctgccagccaccAGCAAAGTGCAACCGGGCCGGTgaaggagatctctgatctccacatTAGTCCATGAAGAAAACCAGCAGGGCCGGCCcttggatagcgccggccctgcattgtCTGGCAAGGAAGAGCATCAGCACTGTTATTTTCTCAGGGGAGAGCAGGGGGCACTTGAACCCCACCCAATCTGCCACTGCCTGTTGGTGCCTTATTTCCTAGGTTTTAGTTTACAATaaaagttataataataataagacttAGTACAATTATAAACTAGAGGAAGACTAATAGAAAATAATGAGAGTGTCTTTTGGATTATCATTatacaaaaagtgctgattttttATAGAAACtggtattttttataaattaaccttgttacttcCTCTGGCTGTCAAAGAGACAAAGATCTGAAGCGTTTTGCAGGCCATAAAGCGAGCCTGTGCATACTCCTTATGCTTCCCTCAATAACGTTTTATCAATAGAAACACAAACAACAGAGTCACAAAACCAAGCAACCTTTTGACTCAACACCAGGATCTTTGTCAAATTTTGGCAGCTTAAGAAAAACCTGTATAGGGTCAAAATATTGCCTGGTTCACTTTTAATGAGATACTTTTCCTTCACTTTATTGCTGGACTTTATAGCTCTGTTATATGCATTTCTGCTGGACATACAGAACTTCCCAACCAatagttcctctctcctcccagtACTACACCAGAACAGGTCTGTATTTGTGGTTAATGTTCTGCCACTGGTGCCCAAGGGTACCCATATACTTAAAGCAGGTTTTGCCACAAAGTACCATTATAGTTTTATTTTTCGTTTCAGAGCTGCCTTTACATCTTCATTTTTTAAGCTGTAAATTATTGGGTTTAATATTGGGACAGCTGCCGTGTTAAAAAGAGAGAAGCCTTTATTGAAGTCCAAAGTGTCCATTGAAGATGGCATTAGATACTGACAGAAAAGTGTTGAGTAAAGTAAGACAACCACCGTGAGATGCGAGGAACATGTGTAGAAGGCTTTTTGTCTCCCGGAACTCGAACGGATCTTTAGTATGGGGGCAATAATAAATAGATAAGAGATAAAGGTCAAAAGAAAGGGAGTGAGACTCAACAGAAGCAGGCcttctgtaaaaaacaaaataatcaagGCAGAGGTGTCACTGCAGGataattttaaaacaaacacTATATCACAGAAGAAATGGTTCATAATATTGGATTTATAGCAGGTGAGATTTAAGGTTAAAACCATGTACGGTATAATTTCTATAAATCCCACAAACCAGCAGGCACATGCCAACACATAACAGTTCTTCATCTTCATAACGACTGGATAGTGCAAGGGGTTACAAATGGCCATGTAGCGATCATAGCTCATGGCAGTCAGTATCAGCAACTCATTCGAAGTAAAACttgaaaaaaagtaaatttgtgcCATGCAGGTAGAGAAAGAAACTTGATTACTTTTCGTTAAAAACATGATAAATGTATTGTGTAGAGTTACAGTGGAACAGCACATGTCCATGATGGAGAGGTTACACAGGAAGAAGTACATGGGAGTGTGCAAATGATGGTCCAAACAGACGAGCAGGAGAATGGTCAAGTTACCACCAAGGGTGAAGAGATAAATCAGAAGAACCAGTAGGAAGATGGGAGCCTGGAGCGCAGGGACATCTGATATCCCCTTAATAATGAAGAAGGTCACTTTAGTCTGATTTATTTCATCCATTAGTACAATACGCAGCAATCTAAGGAAAATTATTGTTTTGGATTGATTTTTAATTATAGGCATTTCGAAAACAGCACAAATAAATTCCATACACTCCGCTATGTATTGAGATCTTTGTCCGATATTTGACCACTTTCtgctacattttaaatatatctgCTAATTCTATGATGCATGACAAAAACTAGAAATGTCTGTATTGTGCATTGGGGAACATTATGGAAATAATGCGAATGCGCCGAACGCTCATGCAaacttacccataggaaagcattgaatcaatgctcagtatgagagccactagagggcaaGTTGACCCCACATCTTTCtcaaaaattgcaatgttttacattatagtcacccagaccattgagatgaagtgtcAGTGCCAATAATATGTCaaatatacatacagagagagagatttGCACACGAagaatttttgtttagttttggtCGAAGATTTTCTATTTTCAGTTCAGATGAAATTCAAATATCAATTTGGTTCgaacaaaaaaatccaaaaagtttgcatttgattaattaattttGGTCAAAGCCTTAATCCGTATGGTGAATTAATTTTAAAGGTGGCAGTCACAACAACCCCCTAAAGAGAGTTACTCAAGTtggaatgttaaaggaacactgtaggcactaaaacaacttcatcttattgaacttGGTATAGTTCCTCCAGCCCTAACACATCCCCAGAGCCGTCACATTCTGTCATAGTGAATCTTTTTATTCAGTGATTCTCAATGGACGAATCCTAAGCATACAGTTGCGAGCAATGCACATTTGCCTAAGGTCCACAATGCTCCTCATAAGAATGCCCTATGAAGGAAATGTAGATGGGAAAACcgtaggatgaaaaccataattcagaTAACACGACTACTTTGCATAGAATCACAAGCCATGTTGTTATGTGCATACTCACCCagggaatcagaccaacccaattaTCATGATGCTCAGTAATGAAACATCTCAAGTACTGTTCCACATTTTGATTAGTATGTTCTGCACCTCCATGAGATTGAGGATGATAAGCCGACAAGAAGTTGAACTGAATACCCACCTGAGAACAAAAGACCCTCCAGAATTGGGATATGAATTGAGTGCCCTTGTCAGATAATTTCATTGAGGataccatgtaagcgaaagaCTTCTTTGGCAAATATTTCAGCTAATTCTGAAGATTAGGGTAATGTAggcaaaggaataaaatgagccattttagtaactCTGTCTATAAAAGTTAAGATTACAGTTGTTTTGTCTGACATACGTAGATCAACATCATAAAGTCTATT
This DNA window, taken from Pelobates fuscus isolate aPelFus1 chromosome 9, aPelFus1.pri, whole genome shotgun sequence, encodes the following:
- the LOC134573532 gene encoding olfactory receptor 5AR1-like, which encodes MDEINQTKVTFFIIKGISDVPALQAPIFLLVLLIYLFTLGGNLTILLLVCLDHHLHTPMYFFLCNLSIMDMCCSTVTLHNTFIMFLTKSNQVSFSTCMAQIYFFSSFTSNELLILTAMSYDRYMAICNPLHYPVVMKMKNCYVLACACWFVGFIEIIPYMVLTLNLTCYKSNIMNHFFCDIVFVLKLSCSDTSALIILFFTEGLLLLSLTPFLLTFISYLFIIAPILKIRSSSGRQKAFYTCSSHLTVVVLLYSTLFCQYLMPSSMDTLDFNKGFSLFNTAAVPILNPIIYSLKNEDVKAALKRKIKL